A genomic window from Nicotiana sylvestris chromosome 11, ASM39365v2, whole genome shotgun sequence includes:
- the LOC104234931 gene encoding uncharacterized protein, whose product MIRRRSNNWIRPLMAIASTFSVVPNDFQLLSCVKFLSTTIDSHGGGGVGKYPFNNATALRLWGCCSSSSSNDSNTSCNNKYVNGFQRAHAFAPSLPLLLHDDAEGASTSNATKPSDTNSITSNRGSCAGFFNQDLHDKIVVAVDVDEVLGNFVSALNEFIADRYSSYHSVSEYHVYEFFKIWKCSRDEADIRVHEFFKTSYFKTGIHPIPGARQALQKMSRFCNLSIVTSRQNAIKAHTIEWIERHYPGLFQDMHFGNHFALNGQSIAKSDICRSLGANVLIDDNPRYAIECAEAGIKVLLFDYENSYPWSKSESLNGHPMVKKVHNWREVEHQLVSWIVPRNSSPN is encoded by the exons ATGATAAGAAGGAGAAGTAATAATTGGATTCGTCCTTTAATGGCAATAGCATCTACCTTTTCTGTTGTCCCTAATGATTTTCAGCTTTTGTCATGTGTAAAGTTTTTATCTACTACCATTGATTCACATGGTGGTGGTGGTGTAGGAAAATACCCTTTTAACAATGCTACGGCTCTCAGGCTTTGGGGCTgctgttcttcttcttcttctaatgATTCAAATACAAGTTGTAACAATAAGTATGTGAATGGGTTTCAGAGGGCACATGCTTTTGCTCCATCTCTCCCTCTCTTGCTACATGATGATGCAGAGGGAGCTAGTACTAGTAATGCTACTAAGCCTTCTGATACTAACAGCATTACATCTAACAGAGGAAGCTGTGCTGGATTCTTTAACCAGGATTTACATGACAAAATTGTTGTGGCTGTTGATGTTGATGAAG TCCTTGGGAACTTTGTTTCAGCTCTCAACGAATTTATTGCAGATCGTTACTCATCATACCATTCGGTGTCTGAATATCATGTTTATGAATTTTTCAAG ATATGGAAATGCTCAAGAGATGAAG CTGATATCCGTGTCCATGAATTCTTCAAGACCTCTTATTTCAAGACGGGAATTCATCCAATTCCCGGTGCTCGACAGGCTCTTCAAAAGATGTCTAGATTCTGTAACCTGTCAATTGTAAC GTCCCGGCAAAACGCCATTAAAGCTCACACAATTGAGTGGATTGAGAGGCATTATCCTGGATTGTTTCAGGATATGCACTTTGGCAATCACTTTGCACTGAATGGGCAGTCTATAGCTAAATCAGATATTTGCAG GTCCTTGGGAGCAAATGTTTTGATTGATGACAATCCAAGGTATGCTATCGAGTGCGCGGAAGCTGGAATCAAGGTTCTTCTCTTTGATTATGAAAATTCATACCCATGGTCCAAGAGTGAGTCACTTAATGGGCATCCTATGGTTAAGAAAGTGCACAACTGGAGAGAAGTGGAGCATCAGTTAGTTTCATGGATAGTACCCAGGAATTCCTCTCCAAATTAG
- the LOC138881002 gene encoding uncharacterized protein, translating to MSCPDQGEMQIELERTTKLELEKWLMVEDSIMIQKSRVQWFNLGDSNTAFYHVCVKNRQARNNIGRLTDSNGDIVQNPEEVKAEILNFYRGLLGSSATQLPMINYDIMKNDNMLSRSQQLQLIRPVGREEVKQALLGTYDNKAPGCDGYKSYFFKKTWHIVGEEITAAVQDFFESADMCKAINCTTITLIPKIQNPTNIRDFRPIS from the coding sequence ATGAGTTGTCCTGATCAAGGAGAAATGCAGATTGAATTGGAAAGAACTACTAAATTGGAGTTGGAGAAATGGCTAATGGTGGAGGACAGTATTATGATACAGAAGTCCAGAGTACAGTGGTTTAATTTGGGAGATTCTAATACAGCTTTTTATCATGTTTGTGTGAAAAATAGACAAGCAAGGAACAACATTGGCAGGTTAACTGACAGTAATGGGGATATAGTGCAAAATCCTGAAGAGGTGAAGGCAGAAATTCTAAATTTTTATAGGGGGTTACTTGGTAGTTCAGCTACACAGCTACCAATGATCAACTATGACATAATGAAGAATGACAATATGTTGAGTAGGAGTCAACAACTACAGTTAATTAGACCAGTCGGCAGGGAAGAAGTGAAGCAAGCTTTATTGGGCACTTATGACAACAAGGCACCAGGGTGTGATGGGTATAAATCCTACTTCTTTAAGAAGACATGGCACATTGTGGGAGAAGAAATAACTGCAGCAGTTCAAGATTTCTTTGAGAGTGCTGATATGTGTAAAGCCATTAATTGCACAACAATCACACTGATTCCAAAAATCCAGAATCCAACAAACATAAGAGACTTTAGACCTATTTCATGA
- the LOC138881003 gene encoding uncharacterized protein: MQWVMDRLVDNCQAAFVPGRMITDNILMSHELVKGYGRKSISFICILKIDMQKAYDSVEWMYIEQVLRLPNFPEIFVRWIMACIRTMTYSVLINGRPTDLLRQKKWAQARGDVQPVQILHQHFQKFSAASGLAQIFILPKKVIQFIETICRGFLWTGDAEPTKKALIAWERLCSPKVAGGLNFIDVALRNEAAICNLLWNICTRKEKLWVHWIHTYYVKGQAVWSVEPMNVSWAIQKIFQAKEYFTKARMNEDDVQQMEKYSIRGLYRSLQGVFQKVTWRKLVCNNQGQPKWIFILRLAIQQRLATKDRLEIWGIDIDQTCSLCNKENETVQHIFFKCEITGKIWNGLLRWQGIQRSHNN; encoded by the exons ATGCAATGGGTGATGGATAGACTGGTGGATAATTGTCAAGCTGCTTTTGTACCTGGAAGGATGATCACAGATAACATTTTGATGAGTCATGAGCTAGTGAAAGGTTATGGAAGGAAGAGTATCTCCTTTATATGTATTCTTAAGATTGACATGCAAAAAGCATATGACTCTGTGGAGTGGATGTACATAGAACAAGTGTTAAGGTTACCGAATTTTCCAGAAATCTTTGTGAGATGGATAATGGCTTGCATCAGAACAATGACTTATTCAGTTCTAATAAATGGTAGACCAACAGATCTTTTGAGACAAAAAAAGTGGGCTCAAGCAAG agGTGATGTGCAACCTGTGCAGATATTGcatcaacattttcagaaattcTCTGCAGCATCAGGATTG GCACAGATATTTATACTGCCTAAGAAGGTTATACAGTTCATAGAGACCATCTGTAGAGGGTTTCTATGGACTGGAGATGCTGAACCAACAAAGAAGGCCTTGATAGCTTGGGAAAGACTTTGCTCACCTAAGGTTGCAGGGGGATTGAACTTTATAGATGTGGCACTACGGAATGAAGCTGCTATTTGCAATTTGCTATGGAATATATGTACTAGAAAGGAGAAGCTATGGGTGCATTGGATACACACTTACTATGTCAAAGGGCAAGCAGTGTGGAGTGTAGAACCAATGAATGTTTCTTGGGCAATTCAGAAGATATTTCAGGCTAAGGAGTATTTTACAAAGGCTAGAATGAATGAAGATGATGTCCAACAAATGGAGAAATACTCAATCAGGGGACTCTACAGATCATTACAAGGTGTATTTCAAAAAGTAACATGGAGGAAACTAGTGTGCAATAACCAAGGACAACCAAAATGGATATTCATATTGAGACTAGCAATACAACAACGGCTAGCTACCAAAGATAGGCTGGAAATATGGGGGATAGATATAGATCAAACATGCTCTCTGTGTAATAAGGAAAATGAGACAGTGCAACATATATTTTTCAAGTGTGAGATTACAGGGAAGATATGGAATGGTCTGCTGAGATGGCAAGGGATTCAAAGATCACACAACAACTAG